Proteins found in one Acidimicrobiales bacterium genomic segment:
- a CDS encoding GNAT family N-acetyltransferase, producing MPEIRDADLTQDIDAVERLWLEYLSWGNDEVEARHGFRLPVSEAVDHDLATIERFQPPDGRLVLAFEGDRAFGIGCLRRIGPDTAEIKRMYVEPDHRRAGVGRGILDALVDAASAAGYERVRLDSSDFMTAAHALYRSRGFADIGPYPESEIPDQFKTHWVFMERRLDRTGDA from the coding sequence GTGCCGGAGATCCGGGACGCCGACCTCACCCAGGACATCGATGCCGTCGAGCGGCTGTGGCTCGAGTACCTCTCGTGGGGCAACGACGAGGTGGAGGCGCGGCACGGGTTCCGGCTGCCGGTCAGCGAGGCGGTCGATCACGACCTCGCGACCATCGAGCGCTTCCAGCCGCCCGACGGTCGCCTCGTCCTTGCCTTCGAGGGTGACCGCGCCTTCGGCATCGGCTGCCTGCGCCGGATCGGACCGGACACAGCCGAGATCAAGCGGATGTACGTTGAACCCGACCATCGGCGGGCGGGCGTCGGGCGAGGCATCCTCGATGCGCTCGTCGACGCCGCGAGCGCGGCCGGCTACGAGCGGGTCCGGCTCGACAGCTCGGACTTCATGACGGCAGCCCACGCCCTGTACCGCTCACGGGGCTTCGCCGACATCGGACCCTACCCCGAGAGCGAGATCCCCGATCAGTTCAAGACGCACTGGGTCTTCATGGAGCGCAGGCTGGATCGAACCGGGGACGCCTGA